Proteins found in one Amycolatopsis umgeniensis genomic segment:
- the merB gene encoding organomercurial lyase, giving the protein MTTRTDRTAAVRIAWAATKLTRAGRHPIAIGRLAATVGMDPAEAHRLMDLMGYVIRDGLVVMDRGSRPGPADRTGSDRYRVDLFLLAVATGEPVHADSVCPATGARVRVHFTRERVLSVDPPHAVVAASRLSDIDLTHGQDYVEALVCTQFFASKEAAAGWLLENIDGRVLSVPDYLAHTRRMAAALEAWPTI; this is encoded by the coding sequence GTGACCACCCGAACGGATCGCACCGCCGCTGTCCGCATCGCCTGGGCCGCGACCAAGCTGACCAGAGCGGGCAGACACCCCATCGCCATCGGAAGACTCGCCGCCACCGTCGGCATGGATCCCGCCGAGGCCCACCGCCTGATGGACTTGATGGGCTACGTCATCCGCGACGGCCTGGTGGTGATGGACCGCGGCTCCCGGCCCGGCCCCGCCGACCGGACGGGCTCCGACCGCTACCGGGTGGACCTGTTCCTGCTGGCCGTCGCCACCGGCGAACCCGTGCACGCGGATTCGGTCTGCCCGGCGACAGGGGCACGCGTCCGCGTCCACTTCACCCGCGAAAGGGTGCTGAGCGTCGACCCGCCGCACGCCGTCGTCGCCGCGTCGCGCCTGTCCGATATCGACCTCACCCACGGCCAGGACTACGTCGAGGCGCTGGTCTGCACCCAGTTCTTCGCTTCGAAGGAGGCGGCCGCGGGCTGGCTGCTGGAGAACATCGACGGCCGGGTCCTGTCCGTGCCCGACTATCTGGCGCACACCCGGCGGATGGCCGCGGCGCTGGAGGCCTGGCCGACGATCTGA
- the aspS gene encoding aspartate--tRNA ligase yields the protein MLRTHKAGTLRAEHAGQTVTLTGWVARRRDHGGVIFIDLRDASGVSQVVFREGEMAERAHQLRSEYCLRIVGEVSKRPEGNANAEIPTGEIEVLATELEVLSEAAVLPFPIDDRVDVGEETRLKHRYLDLRRSGPAAAMRLRSEVNRAAREVLHAQEFVEVETPTMTRSTPEGARDFVVPARLKPGSWYALPQSPQLFKQLLMVGGLERYYQIARCYRDEDFRADRQPEFTQLDIEMSFVEQDDVIALGEDIVTALWKLIGAEIPRPFQRITYAEAMEKYGSDKPDLRFDLELTDMTAFFADTPFRVFQAPYVGAVVMAGGADQPRRTLDAWQDFAKQRGHRGLAYILVNEDGTLGGPVAKNLSEKERETVAEAVGAKPGDCVFFAAGKPADARSLLGATRLEIGGRLGLIDENAWSFVWVVDFPMFISADESDDVAVGGGKWKALHHAFTSPTPEWIGKLADDPGNALAYAYDIVCNGNEIGGGSIRIHQQELQKQVFELMGLGEEEAQEKFGFLLDAFAFGPPPHGGIAFGWDRIVMLLAKADSLRDVIAFPKTGGGFDPLTAAPAPITPEQRKEAGIDAKPAPPAQN from the coding sequence GTGCTTCGCACCCACAAAGCCGGCACCTTGCGTGCCGAGCACGCCGGTCAGACGGTCACCCTCACCGGATGGGTGGCTCGGCGGCGCGATCACGGCGGCGTCATCTTCATCGATCTGCGCGACGCCAGCGGCGTGAGCCAGGTCGTCTTCCGCGAGGGCGAGATGGCCGAGCGCGCGCACCAGCTGCGGTCGGAGTACTGCCTCCGCATCGTCGGCGAGGTCTCGAAGCGCCCCGAAGGCAACGCCAACGCCGAGATCCCCACCGGCGAGATCGAGGTGCTGGCCACCGAGCTCGAGGTGTTGTCCGAGGCCGCCGTGCTGCCGTTCCCGATCGACGACCGGGTCGACGTCGGCGAAGAGACGCGCCTCAAGCACCGCTACCTCGACCTGCGCCGCAGCGGCCCCGCGGCCGCGATGCGCCTGCGCAGCGAGGTCAACCGGGCCGCCCGCGAGGTGCTGCACGCGCAGGAATTCGTCGAGGTCGAGACCCCGACCATGACCCGCTCCACCCCCGAGGGCGCCCGCGACTTCGTGGTCCCGGCCCGCCTCAAGCCCGGCTCCTGGTACGCGCTCCCGCAGTCGCCGCAGCTGTTCAAGCAGCTGCTCATGGTCGGCGGGCTCGAGCGGTACTACCAGATCGCGCGCTGCTATCGGGACGAGGACTTCCGCGCCGACCGGCAGCCGGAGTTCACCCAGCTCGACATCGAGATGAGCTTCGTCGAGCAGGACGACGTCATCGCCCTCGGCGAGGACATCGTGACCGCGCTGTGGAAGCTGATCGGCGCCGAGATCCCCCGGCCGTTCCAGCGCATCACCTACGCCGAGGCGATGGAGAAGTACGGCTCGGACAAGCCGGACCTGCGCTTCGACCTCGAGCTCACCGACATGACGGCGTTCTTCGCCGACACCCCGTTCCGCGTGTTCCAGGCGCCCTACGTCGGCGCCGTCGTGATGGCGGGCGGGGCCGACCAGCCGCGCCGCACCCTCGACGCCTGGCAGGACTTCGCCAAGCAGCGCGGGCACCGCGGTCTCGCGTACATCCTGGTCAACGAGGACGGCACGCTCGGCGGGCCGGTCGCGAAGAACCTGTCGGAGAAGGAGCGCGAGACTGTCGCGGAAGCCGTCGGCGCCAAGCCCGGCGACTGCGTCTTCTTCGCCGCGGGCAAGCCCGCCGACGCGCGTTCGCTGCTCGGCGCGACCCGCCTGGAGATCGGCGGCCGCCTCGGCCTGATCGACGAGAACGCCTGGTCGTTCGTGTGGGTCGTCGACTTCCCGATGTTCATCTCGGCCGACGAGTCCGACGACGTCGCCGTCGGCGGCGGCAAGTGGAAGGCGCTGCACCACGCCTTCACCTCGCCGACCCCGGAGTGGATCGGCAAACTCGCCGACGACCCCGGCAACGCGCTGGCCTACGCCTACGACATCGTCTGCAACGGCAACGAGATCGGCGGCGGCTCGATCCGTATCCACCAGCAGGAACTGCAGAAGCAGGTCTTCGAGCTGATGGGCCTCGGCGAGGAGGAGGCGCAGGAGAAGTTCGGCTTCCTGCTCGACGCCTTCGCGTTCGGCCCGCCGCCGCACGGCGGCATCGCGTTCGGCTGGGACCGGATCGTCATGCTGCTGGCCAAGGCCGATTCGTTGCGTGACGTGATCGCGTTCCCGAAGACCGGTGGCGGGTTCGACCCGCTGACCGCGGCCCCGGCGCCGATCACGCCGGAGCAGCGCAAGGAGGCGGGCATCGACGCCAAGCCCGCGCCGCCCGCTCAGAACTGA
- a CDS encoding DUF389 domain-containing protein: protein MLHLRAVCPPDRTEEAIRILRAHSGTAHLVLHRGVAVSPEGDLIEADVAREAADEIIESLCGLGLDHTGGITLEALDTAVSDAADKAEEAAPGEAADAVVWQELVGRSGEESRLTWTFQAFLTIACLLASVGVITNSSVTIVGAMVVGPEFGPLAAIAVGLVLRRGDLVRQGGVALLGGFPIAMVITLGVVLVGNATGVLEVSKLAENHEVDFVYQVGIASLIVALLAGAAGMLSMTSAKSAALVGVFISVTTVPAAGYAVVAGIAGQWDRCLYSAGQLLVNLIGIVAAAAIVLMFRRRGQRSRVTERPLSRG from the coding sequence ATGCTCCATCTCAGGGCCGTGTGCCCGCCGGACCGGACCGAAGAAGCGATCCGGATCCTGCGGGCACACTCCGGGACCGCGCATCTCGTCTTGCATCGCGGGGTGGCGGTCTCGCCCGAGGGTGACCTGATCGAGGCCGACGTCGCCCGCGAGGCCGCCGACGAGATCATCGAGTCGCTGTGCGGGCTCGGTCTCGACCACACCGGCGGCATCACCCTGGAAGCGCTCGACACAGCGGTGTCCGACGCCGCGGACAAGGCCGAGGAGGCCGCGCCGGGTGAGGCCGCGGACGCGGTGGTGTGGCAGGAACTCGTCGGCCGCTCCGGTGAGGAGTCCCGGCTCACCTGGACGTTTCAGGCGTTCCTGACCATCGCTTGCCTGCTGGCGTCGGTCGGCGTGATCACGAACTCGTCGGTCACCATCGTCGGCGCGATGGTGGTGGGGCCGGAGTTCGGCCCGCTCGCGGCCATCGCGGTCGGGCTGGTGCTGCGCCGCGGCGATCTCGTCCGGCAGGGCGGGGTCGCGCTGCTCGGCGGCTTCCCGATCGCCATGGTGATCACGCTGGGTGTGGTGCTGGTGGGCAACGCCACCGGCGTGCTCGAAGTCAGCAAGCTCGCGGAGAACCACGAGGTGGATTTCGTTTACCAGGTGGGAATCGCGTCGCTGATCGTCGCACTGCTCGCCGGTGCGGCGGGAATGCTTTCCATGACCTCGGCCAAATCCGCCGCGCTCGTGGGTGTGTTCATCTCGGTGACCACGGTGCCGGCGGCCGGGTACGCGGTGGTCGCCGGGATTGCCGGTCAGTGGGACCGGTGTCTTTATTCGGCCGGTCAGCTGCTGGTCAATCTCATCGGAATCGTTGCAGCTGCGGCCATTGTGCTGATGTTTCGCCGTCGTGGGCAACGATCGAGGGTAACGGAACGTCCGCTTTCACGCGGATGA
- a CDS encoding phosphotransferase — protein sequence MTVDTSSADDSTVGAGAETLAVAAAVAAGESVLSRRFGSAITLVAPEDLAGSGPATVVRARVASSPFALPRTLVIKHYPDPPEPGRPDPFAQEAVSYQLFTALAPEDRMCPELLAHDGRYRVLVIEDLGGVPTLHDKLHARDARGAERALLSWARSLGRLHASTASREPDFNALLRRLGGPVKNEDAPLPAVCAQLPGLLEELLDVETPEPVQRRVMEVAERAGAPSYRAFSPVDLSPDNNLVTSGGVRFLDFERGRVRSTLMDAAYLRLPFASNADALALPPGMSEAMIAAWRAEVVSVWPGLADEEALAEHLMDGQLLLLWIITWEILPELDLDRHATPISREAALVTWWRELAKHSLRARLTDISEHATRVAAALGARLGPHADLAFYPAFR from the coding sequence ATGACAGTCGATACCTCCTCTGCCGACGATTCGACCGTCGGAGCTGGAGCCGAAACCCTCGCCGTCGCAGCGGCAGTCGCTGCGGGCGAGTCGGTCCTATCGCGCCGCTTCGGCAGCGCGATCACGCTCGTCGCCCCGGAAGACCTCGCCGGCAGTGGCCCGGCGACAGTCGTCCGGGCGAGGGTGGCGTCGTCGCCGTTCGCGCTGCCACGCACCCTGGTCATCAAGCACTACCCCGATCCACCCGAACCGGGGCGGCCCGATCCGTTCGCGCAGGAGGCGGTCAGTTACCAGCTGTTCACCGCGCTCGCGCCGGAAGACCGGATGTGCCCGGAACTGCTGGCGCACGACGGCCGGTACCGGGTCCTGGTGATCGAGGACCTCGGCGGCGTCCCGACGCTGCACGACAAGCTCCACGCCCGTGACGCGCGGGGAGCCGAACGCGCGCTGCTGTCCTGGGCCCGGTCGCTGGGCAGGCTGCACGCGAGCACCGCGAGCCGCGAGCCCGATTTCAACGCGCTCCTGCGCCGTCTGGGCGGCCCGGTCAAGAACGAGGACGCGCCGCTTCCCGCCGTCTGCGCGCAACTGCCGGGGCTGCTGGAGGAACTGCTCGACGTCGAGACGCCGGAGCCCGTGCAACGGCGGGTCATGGAGGTCGCCGAGCGGGCGGGCGCGCCGTCGTACCGCGCGTTCAGCCCGGTCGATCTCAGCCCGGACAACAACCTCGTGACCAGCGGCGGAGTGCGGTTCCTCGACTTCGAACGCGGCCGCGTGCGCAGCACCCTGATGGACGCCGCGTACCTGCGGTTGCCGTTCGCGTCGAACGCGGACGCGCTGGCGCTGCCGCCGGGGATGAGCGAGGCGATGATCGCGGCCTGGCGGGCCGAGGTGGTCTCGGTCTGGCCCGGGCTCGCGGACGAGGAGGCGTTGGCCGAACATCTGATGGACGGTCAGCTGCTCCTGCTGTGGATCATCACCTGGGAGATCCTGCCCGAGCTCGACCTGGACAGGCACGCCACGCCGATCAGCCGGGAGGCCGCGCTGGTGACCTGGTGGCGGGAGCTGGCCAAACACTCGCTGCGCGCCCGCCTGACGGACATCTCCGAGCACGCCACCCGGGTCGCCGCGGCGCTCGGTGCCCGGCTGGGGCCGCACGCGGATCTCGCCTTCTATCCCGCTTTCCGGTAG
- a CDS encoding SGNH/GDSL hydrolase family protein, translating to MVSTVTVISVEVTPSPEPLLPPAPAVPRSARRMVVLGDSTAVGLGDPLPARGGWRGVGPLVAEALGVEPDGYLNPSFTGARMGCVLTKQLPAAVAHRPDVALVVAGMNDTLRPDFSAERIAADLTEVIRSLAAVGTTVVPVRYHDHGKVFRLPQSLRRALSERVAELNAAIAGVVEREGVPCLDLELLPGAYDLTAWSVDRLHPSELGHRMLATGFTERLAEAGFAVPRPVSLTCSGGVEPSAAGHFGWLVLKGVPWVWRRGREFAPYAAVIMWHSFRERLR from the coding sequence ATGGTGTCTACCGTGACCGTGATCAGTGTCGAAGTCACTCCGAGTCCCGAACCCCTCCTCCCACCGGCCCCGGCCGTACCCCGGTCCGCTCGCAGAATGGTCGTTCTCGGCGATTCCACGGCCGTGGGCCTGGGTGACCCGTTGCCGGCCCGAGGCGGCTGGCGCGGGGTCGGCCCGCTCGTCGCCGAGGCGCTGGGCGTCGAACCGGACGGCTACCTGAACCCGTCGTTCACCGGCGCGCGCATGGGGTGCGTGCTGACGAAGCAGCTTCCCGCGGCCGTGGCGCACCGGCCGGACGTCGCGCTGGTGGTGGCGGGGATGAACGACACGCTGAGGCCCGATTTCAGCGCCGAGCGGATCGCCGCGGACCTCACCGAGGTGATCCGCTCGCTGGCCGCCGTCGGCACCACCGTGGTGCCGGTGCGCTACCACGACCACGGCAAGGTGTTCCGCCTCCCGCAGTCGCTGCGGCGGGCACTGAGCGAGCGGGTGGCCGAACTGAACGCCGCCATCGCCGGTGTCGTCGAGCGCGAGGGTGTGCCGTGTCTCGATCTCGAACTGCTGCCCGGCGCCTACGACCTCACCGCGTGGAGCGTCGACCGGCTGCATCCGTCGGAACTCGGGCACCGGATGCTGGCGACCGGGTTCACCGAGCGGCTCGCCGAGGCCGGGTTCGCGGTACCGCGTCCGGTCAGTCTGACCTGCTCGGGAGGGGTGGAGCCGAGTGCCGCCGGGCACTTCGGCTGGCTGGTGCTGAAGGGGGTGCCGTGGGTGTGGCGGCGGGGCCGTGAGTTCGCGCCGTACGCGGCCGTGATCATGTGGCATTCGTTCCGGGAGCGGCTGCGCTGA
- a CDS encoding AAA family ATPase has product MAQDELFTVNPDLGPPPEEAEPREVAVPAGSPLAVRMRPRSLGEVVGQQHLLREGAPLRRLVEGAAPASVLLYGPPGTGKTTLANLVSAATGRRFVAMSALSAGVKEVRGVIEEARRRRNYNAENTVLFIDEVHRFSKTQQDALLGAVEDRTVLLVAATTENPSFSVVSPLLSRSLVLQLRPLTDEDIVALIDRALTDERGLGGELTLTEDARAHLVRLASGDARRALTALEAAADAASATEAKTIDLAIVESTVDKAAVRYDRDGDQHYDVISAFIKSIRGSDVDAALHYLARMIEAGEDPRFLARRLVVHASEDIGMADPTALQSAVAAAHAVQFIGMPEGRLALAQATVHLATAPKSNAIVTSIDAALSDVRSGRIGTVPPHLRDGHYAGAEKLGNAKGYRYPPNAPEGVLAQQYPPDELVGRDYYEPTQRGAERTLHERVPKLRRTIRGER; this is encoded by the coding sequence GTGGCACAGGACGAACTCTTCACCGTGAACCCCGACCTCGGGCCTCCTCCGGAGGAGGCCGAGCCGAGGGAGGTCGCCGTACCGGCAGGCTCGCCGCTGGCGGTGCGGATGCGGCCGCGGTCGCTCGGCGAGGTCGTCGGCCAGCAGCACCTGCTGCGCGAGGGTGCGCCGCTGCGGCGGCTCGTCGAAGGCGCGGCTCCCGCGTCGGTGCTGCTCTACGGCCCGCCGGGGACGGGCAAGACCACGCTGGCGAACCTCGTCTCGGCCGCCACAGGGCGCCGGTTCGTGGCGATGTCGGCGCTGTCGGCCGGGGTGAAGGAGGTGCGCGGGGTCATCGAAGAGGCCCGGCGCCGCCGGAACTACAACGCCGAGAACACCGTCTTGTTCATCGACGAGGTCCACCGGTTCTCCAAGACACAGCAGGACGCCCTGCTCGGCGCCGTCGAGGACAGGACGGTCCTGCTGGTGGCGGCCACCACGGAGAACCCGTCGTTCTCCGTCGTCTCGCCGCTGCTCTCGCGGTCGCTGGTGCTGCAGCTGCGGCCGCTGACCGACGAGGACATCGTCGCCCTGATCGACCGCGCGCTGACCGACGAACGAGGTCTCGGCGGCGAACTCACGCTGACCGAGGACGCGCGGGCACATCTGGTGCGGCTGGCCTCCGGCGACGCGCGGCGCGCCCTGACCGCGCTGGAAGCGGCCGCAGACGCGGCGAGCGCGACCGAGGCCAAGACGATCGACCTCGCCATTGTCGAGTCCACAGTGGACAAAGCGGCGGTGCGGTACGACCGCGACGGCGATCAGCACTACGACGTCATCAGCGCGTTCATCAAATCGATCCGCGGGTCCGATGTGGACGCCGCGCTGCACTACCTGGCGCGGATGATCGAGGCGGGGGAGGACCCGCGGTTCCTGGCGCGTCGTCTGGTGGTGCACGCGAGCGAGGACATCGGCATGGCCGACCCGACGGCACTGCAGTCGGCCGTCGCGGCGGCGCACGCGGTGCAGTTCATCGGGATGCCGGAAGGCCGTCTCGCGCTGGCGCAGGCGACCGTGCACCTGGCGACCGCGCCGAAGTCGAACGCCATCGTCACCTCGATCGACGCCGCGCTCAGCGACGTCCGGTCCGGGCGGATCGGGACGGTGCCGCCGCATCTGCGGGACGGGCACTACGCGGGGGCGGAGAAGCTCGGCAACGCGAAGGGCTATCGGTACCCGCCCAACGCGCCGGAAGGTGTTCTGGCGCAGCAGTATCCGCCGGATGAGCTGGTCGGGCGGGACTATTACGAACCGACGCAGCGGGGTGCGGAGCGGACTCTGCACGAGCGGGTGCCGAAGCTGCGGCGCACGATCCGGGGTGAGCGTTAG
- a CDS encoding DUF222 domain-containing protein: MSETFLPELPQELWRAGKLELAHGVLQFLQMMRIASAGLGRYLAEIESRGAKDLYGYGSTAAWFADVAGLSRGEAGPIVSQAIALNPTRALDDTEVPAVAPATGAAAAEGAIGSERIKQILEILARIPPDVSVEDRECAEKTLADLARDAGPRQVSKLGDNLLAWLDPDGNEPKDPEPKQPSREVTLERRKDGFWTLNGLLDDELGARTAAALEAYAAPRPIDESGQADIRTKAERQGDAWAELLDLAIACPDQPGTNGYRTLVHVTIGLEELKTGLGNACVDFVGTMTAREARMAACDCLMLPIVLSAAGEPLDVGRLKRFVTPAQRRALNIRDRGCAFPGCHRRPRNCHAHHIDHWADGGPTDLRNLVLLCGFHHRLIHHGDWQVRMAADGLPEFIPPQYLDPLRRPRRNTLHRATA; encoded by the coding sequence GTGTCCGAGACGTTTCTCCCCGAGTTGCCGCAGGAGCTGTGGCGTGCTGGCAAGCTGGAGCTTGCTCATGGCGTGCTGCAGTTCCTGCAGATGATGCGGATCGCCTCCGCCGGGTTGGGGCGGTATCTGGCGGAGATCGAGTCCCGGGGCGCGAAAGACCTCTACGGCTACGGCAGTACAGCAGCGTGGTTCGCTGACGTGGCCGGGTTGTCGCGGGGCGAGGCCGGTCCGATCGTGAGTCAGGCGATCGCGCTGAACCCGACCCGAGCACTGGACGACACGGAGGTTCCGGCGGTGGCTCCCGCTACGGGTGCGGCTGCCGCTGAGGGCGCGATCGGGAGTGAACGGATCAAGCAGATCCTGGAGATCCTGGCCCGGATCCCACCGGATGTGTCGGTGGAGGATCGGGAGTGCGCGGAGAAGACCCTCGCCGATCTGGCCCGCGACGCCGGGCCCCGGCAGGTGTCGAAGCTCGGGGACAACCTGCTCGCCTGGCTCGACCCCGACGGCAACGAGCCCAAAGACCCCGAACCCAAACAACCCAGCCGTGAAGTCACCCTGGAACGGCGCAAGGACGGGTTCTGGACACTGAACGGCCTCCTCGATGATGAACTCGGTGCCCGCACCGCCGCAGCCCTCGAGGCCTACGCGGCACCACGCCCGATCGACGAATCCGGCCAAGCCGATATACGCACCAAAGCCGAACGCCAGGGCGACGCCTGGGCCGAACTCCTGGACCTAGCCATCGCCTGCCCCGACCAGCCCGGCACCAACGGCTACCGGACTCTCGTGCACGTCACGATCGGTCTGGAGGAGTTGAAGACTGGACTGGGGAACGCGTGCGTGGACTTCGTCGGCACCATGACCGCCCGCGAAGCCAGAATGGCCGCCTGCGACTGCCTCATGCTCCCCATCGTGCTCAGTGCGGCGGGTGAGCCGTTGGATGTGGGGCGGTTGAAGCGGTTCGTCACCCCCGCCCAACGCCGAGCCCTCAACATCCGCGACCGAGGCTGCGCCTTCCCGGGCTGCCATCGGCGGCCGAGGAACTGCCACGCCCACCACATTGATCACTGGGCAGACGGCGGACCCACCGACCTCCGGAACCTGGTGTTGCTCTGCGGGTTCCACCACCGCCTGATCCATCACGGGGACTGGCAGGTTCGCATGGCAGCCGATGGGTTACCGGAGTTCATTCCGCCCCAGTATCTGGACCCGTTACGAAGACCCCGGCGCAACACCCTCCACCGCGCCACCGCCTGA
- a CDS encoding BMP family ABC transporter substrate-binding protein, with amino-acid sequence MSPRTLLRAVMAVSAVALLAACNASVKDPAAQNAAGPALVLITPSPVGVNDFLKLAVQGIEDSAKKHNGTQKVFQSTDPASIQQNLAAAVREKPAVIVAVGFNFADAIAAEAERNPEQKFLFVDSCTTKPFPNVTCAVFREHEGTYLAGAEAGLLSKTGKVGAVVVLDAPQFHRYSIPFGKGAEKAKPGTTLAPLFIGGANPFNDPARAKALATTLAGQGVDHVMGAASAAGNLGVFEAAKQGGFFAFGVDANQCPASPGQVVDNVIKRTNVVIGDGVEAILGGKTGETKSYGVKEKGISLTGLEPDAATSQCVVASHPDVLAKVGELRDQIISGAIVVDDPAES; translated from the coding sequence ATGTCGCCGAGAACCCTCTTGCGGGCCGTCATGGCCGTTTCCGCCGTCGCGCTCCTCGCCGCGTGCAACGCCTCGGTCAAGGACCCGGCCGCCCAGAACGCCGCCGGGCCCGCGCTGGTCCTGATCACGCCGAGCCCGGTCGGGGTCAACGACTTCCTCAAGCTCGCCGTCCAGGGTATCGAGGACTCGGCCAAGAAGCACAACGGGACGCAGAAGGTGTTCCAGAGTACCGATCCGGCGTCGATCCAGCAGAATCTCGCGGCCGCGGTGCGCGAGAAGCCCGCCGTGATCGTCGCCGTCGGCTTCAACTTCGCCGACGCGATCGCGGCCGAGGCCGAGCGCAATCCCGAGCAGAAGTTCCTGTTCGTGGACTCCTGCACCACCAAACCGTTCCCGAACGTCACTTGCGCGGTGTTCCGCGAGCACGAGGGCACCTACCTCGCCGGTGCCGAAGCCGGGCTGCTGAGCAAGACAGGCAAGGTCGGCGCGGTCGTCGTGCTCGACGCGCCTCAGTTCCACCGGTACTCGATCCCGTTCGGCAAGGGCGCGGAGAAGGCCAAGCCCGGCACCACGCTCGCTCCGCTGTTCATCGGCGGCGCGAATCCGTTCAACGATCCGGCCAGGGCGAAGGCGCTCGCCACCACGCTCGCCGGCCAGGGCGTCGACCACGTCATGGGCGCGGCCTCCGCGGCGGGCAACCTCGGTGTCTTCGAGGCGGCCAAACAGGGCGGATTCTTCGCGTTCGGTGTCGACGCCAACCAGTGCCCGGCCAGCCCCGGGCAGGTCGTGGACAACGTCATCAAACGGACCAACGTCGTCATCGGCGACGGGGTCGAGGCGATCCTCGGCGGCAAGACCGGCGAGACGAAGTCCTATGGTGTCAAGGAGAAGGGTATCTCCTTGACCGGGCTCGAGCCGGACGCCGCGACGTCGCAGTGTGTCGTCGCGAGCCATCCCGACGTGCTGGCGAAGGTCGGCGAACTGCGGGACCAGATCATCTCGGGCGCGATCGTCGTCGATGACCCCGCCGAATCCTGA
- a CDS encoding ABC transporter ATP-binding protein gives MTPPNPDAVSLRGIVKRFPGVLANDHVDLDVGAGEIHALMGENGAGKSTLMSVLYGLHRPDEGTISLHGKEVSFGSPAQAIDAGVGMVQQGFALFGGLTVTENVVFGSEPTRRGLLDRKAATARVTELIERHELRLRPGDRVRDLPVGLRQRVEILKLLYREAAVLILDEPTAVLTPPETERLFGVLRTLAGEGRTILLVSHKLQEVLAVSDHVTVLRDGRVSARGRTADQTAAGLAAAMTGREVDLDRVHPAGSPGAAVLEARSLTVPGVEGKPLLDNVSLTVRAGEIVGVAGVAGNGQAELSGAITGLLKTGGEIVLKGQSIDGPSVRARRDAGLAHVPEDRAEVGSAPTASLRENLAVGFHRKRPLVRKGFLRRKAVDDHASAIIEAYDVRGAGPTAAMGTLSGGNQQKAIFGRELTHSAPFLLVEQPTRGVDVGAIENIHARLVAHRDAGHAVLLISAELSEILALSDRVLVLFEGRIVAEFTKDEADPHTVGLAMAGGAG, from the coding sequence ATGACCCCGCCGAATCCTGACGCCGTCTCACTCCGGGGGATCGTCAAGCGGTTCCCTGGAGTGCTCGCGAACGACCACGTGGACCTCGACGTCGGCGCGGGCGAGATCCACGCCCTGATGGGTGAGAACGGCGCGGGCAAGTCGACGCTCATGTCCGTGCTCTACGGTCTCCACCGGCCCGACGAGGGCACGATCTCCTTGCACGGCAAGGAAGTGTCCTTCGGCTCGCCCGCGCAGGCCATCGACGCCGGTGTGGGCATGGTGCAGCAGGGGTTCGCGTTGTTCGGCGGACTCACCGTCACCGAGAACGTCGTGTTCGGCAGTGAACCCACCCGGCGCGGCCTGCTGGACCGCAAGGCGGCGACGGCCCGCGTCACCGAGCTGATCGAACGGCACGAACTGCGGCTGCGGCCCGGTGACCGCGTCCGCGACCTGCCTGTCGGACTCCGGCAGCGCGTCGAGATCCTCAAACTCCTGTACCGCGAGGCCGCCGTCCTGATCCTCGACGAGCCCACCGCCGTGCTGACCCCGCCCGAGACCGAGCGGCTGTTCGGCGTACTGCGCACGCTCGCCGGGGAAGGCCGCACGATTCTGCTGGTATCGCACAAACTCCAGGAGGTTCTCGCCGTCAGCGACCATGTCACGGTGCTGCGGGACGGCCGCGTCAGCGCTCGCGGGCGCACGGCGGACCAGACCGCCGCGGGACTCGCCGCGGCGATGACCGGACGCGAGGTCGACCTCGACCGCGTCCATCCGGCCGGATCTCCTGGCGCCGCCGTCCTCGAAGCCCGTTCCCTGACCGTTCCCGGCGTGGAAGGAAAACCCTTGCTGGACAACGTGTCCCTGACCGTGCGCGCCGGGGAGATCGTCGGCGTCGCCGGGGTCGCGGGCAACGGCCAGGCCGAGTTGTCCGGCGCGATCACCGGCCTCCTGAAGACCGGCGGCGAGATCGTCCTCAAAGGACAGAGTATCGACGGCCCGTCGGTCCGCGCACGCCGGGACGCGGGGCTCGCGCACGTTCCCGAAGATCGCGCCGAGGTCGGCTCCGCGCCCACGGCGAGCCTCCGGGAGAACCTGGCTGTCGGCTTCCATCGTAAGCGACCCTTGGTGCGCAAGGGATTCTTGCGTCGTAAGGCGGTCGATGACCACGCGTCGGCGATCATCGAGGCCTATGACGTCCGTGGGGCGGGCCCCACCGCCGCGATGGGCACGCTGTCCGGCGGCAACCAGCAGAAGGCGATCTTCGGCCGCGAACTCACCCACAGCGCGCCGTTCCTGCTGGTCGAGCAGCCCACTCGCGGGGTCGACGTCGGTGCGATCGAGAACATCCACGCCCGGCTCGTCGCCCATCGCGACGCCGGGCACGCCGTCCTGCTGATCTCCGCCGAACTCAGCGAGATCCTCGCGCTTTCGGACCGCGTGCTGGTGCTGTTCGAGGGCCGGATCGTCGCGGAATTCACCAAGGACGAAGCCGATCCGCACACGGTCGGCCTGGCGATGGCCGGAGGTGCCGGATGA